The proteins below come from a single Arthrobacter crystallopoietes genomic window:
- a CDS encoding NADPH-dependent F420 reductase has protein sequence MKISVIGTGAVGRRLAAALERAGHEVLLGTRDPAQTLARTEASATGAPPLGAWHEDYPSIPLVPLSEAATHAAVIVNATQGAASLAALEAASPREGQTIMDVSNPLDPSTGFPPSLSICNTDSLAEQLQRRFPAAKVVKTLNTVNNMLMVDPARLPESHTMFVAGDHTDAKALVTGLLHQLGWPAEDILDLGGLESARGMEMYLPLWLRLLGALGHADFNIKIVRKD, from the coding sequence ATGAAGATCTCCGTCATCGGCACCGGGGCCGTTGGCCGCAGACTCGCGGCAGCCTTGGAGAGGGCAGGCCACGAGGTGCTGCTTGGCACCCGCGACCCGGCGCAGACCCTTGCCCGGACGGAAGCATCCGCCACGGGCGCGCCACCGCTCGGCGCCTGGCACGAAGACTATCCCAGCATCCCGTTGGTTCCGCTGTCGGAAGCCGCTACCCACGCGGCGGTTATCGTGAATGCGACCCAAGGCGCAGCATCGCTTGCGGCACTGGAGGCGGCCAGCCCCCGGGAGGGCCAGACCATCATGGATGTCTCCAATCCGTTGGACCCTTCCACCGGGTTTCCGCCGTCGCTCTCCATCTGCAACACAGACAGCCTGGCGGAGCAACTGCAGCGCAGGTTTCCCGCAGCCAAGGTGGTCAAGACATTGAACACGGTCAACAACATGCTGATGGTGGACCCGGCCCGGCTGCCGGAATCGCACACCATGTTTGTCGCCGGAGACCACACCGACGCGAAGGCGCTGGTCACGGGGCTTTTGCATCAACTGGGCTGGCCCGCCGAGGACATCCTGGATCTGGGTGGATTAGAGTCCGCGCGCGGCATGGAGATGTACTTGCCGCTGTGGCTGCGGTTGCTGGGCGCGCTGGGTCACGCTGACTTCAACATCAAGATCGTCAGGAAAGACTGA
- a CDS encoding L-serine ammonia-lyase, which yields MAVGVFDLFTVGIGPSSSHTVGPMRAAAVFAEELVSTGVLDRVAGLRVDLYGSLAATGRGHGTFTAVMLGLEGFQPELILPAEVESRLADMASTGELQLCSQVEGSAGVVLDYKVEDMVQHPLTVLPRHTNGMKFQVTGDAGAVLHEATFFSVGGGFIVREGEEDEAARELDASKEELPFPFRTAAELLEHCRNTGLGISDIMMLNEKASRSETDIRAGLIHIWQVMEECKDSAIKREGVLPGGLNVRRRAPDWHDRLRKEDKDRDHKYWQEWVNLVALAVNEENASGGRVVTAPTNGAAGIIPAVMFYATHYAPGMEKATQADKEDVIVKFLLAAGAVGVLYKEQASISGAEVGCQGEVGSASSMAAAGLAEVMGGSPAQVENAAEIAMEHNLGLTCDPIGGLVQVPCIERNAIGAAKAVNAAKMALWGDGTHRVSLDEVIITMRETGKDMSSKYKETAMGGLAVNVVEC from the coding sequence ATGGCTGTAGGCGTATTCGATCTCTTTACCGTGGGCATCGGCCCCTCCAGTTCGCATACTGTCGGTCCGATGCGTGCGGCTGCCGTCTTTGCCGAGGAGCTGGTTTCAACCGGTGTGCTGGACCGCGTGGCCGGGCTGCGGGTGGACCTGTACGGGTCCCTCGCGGCTACCGGCCGCGGCCACGGCACCTTTACGGCAGTGATGCTGGGGCTGGAGGGTTTCCAGCCCGAACTGATCCTGCCGGCTGAAGTCGAATCCCGTCTGGCAGACATGGCTTCGACCGGCGAGCTGCAGTTGTGCTCGCAGGTTGAGGGCTCGGCCGGTGTGGTTCTGGACTATAAAGTCGAGGACATGGTGCAGCATCCGCTCACGGTGCTGCCGCGGCACACGAACGGGATGAAATTCCAGGTGACCGGCGACGCCGGCGCGGTCCTTCACGAGGCGACGTTCTTTTCCGTGGGCGGCGGCTTCATTGTCCGCGAGGGCGAGGAAGACGAGGCCGCGCGGGAGCTGGATGCTTCCAAGGAGGAGCTGCCGTTCCCCTTCCGTACGGCGGCGGAACTGCTGGAACACTGCCGCAACACCGGCCTGGGCATCAGCGACATCATGATGCTCAACGAGAAGGCCTCGCGCTCCGAGACGGACATCCGTGCCGGCCTGATCCATATATGGCAAGTGATGGAGGAATGCAAGGACTCCGCCATCAAGCGCGAAGGTGTCTTGCCCGGGGGGCTGAATGTCCGCCGTCGTGCGCCTGACTGGCATGACCGGCTGCGCAAGGAAGACAAGGACCGGGACCACAAGTACTGGCAGGAATGGGTGAACCTCGTTGCGCTGGCCGTGAACGAGGAGAACGCTTCCGGCGGGCGGGTTGTCACGGCGCCGACCAACGGCGCGGCGGGCATCATTCCCGCGGTGATGTTCTATGCCACGCACTACGCGCCGGGCATGGAGAAGGCGACGCAGGCCGATAAGGAAGACGTCATTGTGAAGTTCTTGCTGGCGGCCGGGGCCGTTGGCGTGCTTTATAAGGAGCAGGCGTCCATTTCCGGCGCCGAGGTCGGTTGCCAGGGCGAAGTGGGTTCGGCTTCCTCGATGGCCGCCGCGGGGCTGGCCGAGGTTATGGGCGGCAGCCCCGCGCAGGTGGAAAACGCGGCCGAGATCGCGATGGAGCATAACCTGGGGCTGACCTGCGATCCGATCGGCGGCCTCGTGCAGGTGCCGTGCATCGAGCGTAACGCGATCGGTGCCGCCAAGGCCGTGAACGCGGCCAAGATGGCGCTGTGGGGCGATGGCACGCACCGTGTCTCGCTGGACGAAGTCATCATCACCATGCGCGAAACAGGCAAGGACATGAGCTCCAAGTACAAGGAAACCGCGATGGGCGGCCTCGCCGTCAACGTGGTGGAGTGCTGA
- the gcvH gene encoding glycine cleavage system protein GcvH, whose translation MSTVLSNLRYSEEHEWVDASSPVKVGLSQVATDALGDVVYIDLPEVGTTITAGETCGEVESTKSVSDIYAPVSGEITEVNQAAIDDPALLNSDPYGKGWLFTVNVSEEGPLLSAEDYSSKNGGELS comes from the coding sequence ATGAGCACAGTTCTTTCCAACCTGCGTTACTCCGAAGAGCACGAGTGGGTGGATGCTTCCAGCCCGGTTAAGGTCGGCCTCTCGCAGGTCGCCACTGACGCCCTCGGCGACGTGGTCTACATTGACCTGCCCGAGGTCGGCACCACGATCACGGCCGGCGAAACCTGCGGCGAGGTGGAGTCCACCAAGTCCGTCTCCGACATCTACGCACCGGTGTCCGGCGAGATCACCGAGGTCAACCAGGCCGCCATCGACGATCCGGCCCTGCTGAACTCGGATCCGTATGGCAAGGGCTGGCTGTTCACCGTCAACGTTTCGGAAGAGGGTCCCCTGCTCTCGGCCGAGGATTACAGCTCCAAGAACGGCGGCGAGCTGTCCTAA
- the gcvT gene encoding glycine cleavage system aminomethyltransferase GcvT has product MSAETATKQYTALYEEHQKLGASFTDFGGWQMPLKYHSELAEHHAVRKAAGLFDLSHMGEVWVTGPDAGKFLDYALVSRLSAVAVGKAKYSLICNEDGGIIDDLISYRRAEEKFLVVPNAGNAKAVAEALAERAQDFDVTVEDATASISLVAVQGPNSVDILKQLVAAADHATVTEMKYYAADEVHFTVSGAPLKLLLARTGYTGEDGFEIYVPNENAASLWSALLSAGKDFELVPAGLAARDSLRLEAGMPLYGNELSLEVSPYDAGLGPIVALKKEGEFVGRAALEAQKEHGSKRKLVGLKGLGRRAARSHYPVSKDGQAVGEVTSGQPSPTLGYPVALAYVDVEHIEPGTRLDVDLRGKPEPFEVVALPFYKRDK; this is encoded by the coding sequence ATGAGCGCTGAAACCGCTACGAAGCAGTACACCGCCCTGTATGAAGAGCACCAGAAGCTTGGCGCCTCCTTCACGGACTTCGGGGGCTGGCAGATGCCGCTGAAATACCACAGCGAACTGGCCGAGCACCACGCCGTGCGTAAGGCTGCGGGCCTGTTCGACCTCTCCCACATGGGCGAGGTCTGGGTCACCGGTCCCGACGCCGGGAAGTTCCTCGACTATGCGCTGGTGAGCCGGCTTTCCGCCGTCGCCGTGGGCAAGGCCAAGTATTCGCTGATCTGCAACGAAGACGGCGGGATCATCGATGACCTGATCAGCTACCGCCGCGCGGAGGAGAAGTTCCTGGTGGTGCCGAACGCCGGCAACGCCAAGGCCGTAGCCGAGGCCCTTGCCGAGCGCGCCCAGGACTTCGATGTGACGGTGGAGGACGCCACCGCGTCCATCTCGCTGGTGGCTGTCCAGGGGCCCAACTCCGTGGACATCCTGAAGCAACTGGTGGCCGCGGCCGACCACGCCACGGTGACCGAGATGAAGTACTACGCTGCGGACGAGGTCCACTTCACCGTGAGCGGTGCTCCGCTCAAGCTGCTGCTGGCCCGCACCGGCTACACCGGCGAAGACGGGTTCGAGATCTACGTCCCGAACGAGAATGCTGCTTCGCTGTGGTCCGCCCTGCTGTCCGCAGGTAAGGACTTCGAGCTGGTGCCCGCAGGCCTCGCCGCACGCGATTCGCTGCGGCTGGAAGCCGGTATGCCGCTCTATGGCAATGAGCTGTCCCTGGAAGTCAGCCCGTACGATGCCGGACTCGGCCCGATCGTCGCCCTGAAGAAGGAAGGCGAATTCGTCGGCCGTGCCGCGCTGGAAGCCCAGAAGGAACACGGCTCCAAGCGCAAGCTGGTCGGTCTGAAGGGCCTTGGCCGTCGCGCCGCGCGATCGCACTACCCGGTCTCCAAGGACGGACAGGCTGTCGGCGAAGTGACCTCGGGCCAGCCCAGCCCCACCCTCGGTTACCCGGTAGCGCTGGCTTATGTCGATGTCGAGCACATCGAACCCGGCACCCGGCTCGACGTTGACCTGCGCGGCAAGCCTGAGCCGTTCGAGGTCGTCGCACTGCCCTTCTACAAGCGCGACAAGTAA